In Cryptomeria japonica chromosome 10, Sugi_1.0, whole genome shotgun sequence, a genomic segment contains:
- the LOC131072291 gene encoding ATP-dependent DNA helicase pfh1-like, with the protein MGASIKININDLQMLGKRDYDINFDWNEPHPTDVLHHTVVNFISTSKINLHHALHQLASSSSDTFPLVPKQKLALELILTHYASHQTIPPLCMIIQGTASTGKSYLIQCIRKKFNLSTNLEHNHLLVLSPTGISAYNIQATTIHVFLCIPLRYMQTGQSLIFFQEQYKQLQYIIIDEMSFLGPKLLLKINSRLRQAFPHKEHEPFRGISIILVGDLGQLPPVMDKPLYASHSTTLSLWCFFQTVVTLDTSFRQQGTLDIQQQFRAILQNIRNANALQTDWEPLMSRSSTKLVVNDNKNFDNSIHLFATNASSKHHNTKMLKQLHLPVVRCVAQVPRQSNIGYDNDEQLPSKILLSLNEQVMLIANLWIQASLVNGSLGQIKSIVYDTNFKPLDLPKYIVVQLEHYIGPPWDSTNAKFVPIPPITRVSRTQFPLAMAWAITIH; encoded by the coding sequence ATGGGCGCTTCTATCAAAATCAACATCAATGATCTCCAGATGCTGGGCAAACGTGATTACGATATTAACTTTGATTGGAATGAACCTCATCCCACTGATGTACTTCATCATACTGTTGTTAACTTCATTTCCACAAGTAAAATAAATCTCCACCATGCCCTTCACCAACTAGCTTCTTCTAGCAGTGATACTTTCCCTTTGGTACCAAAACAAAAACTTGCACTTGAGCTTATTCTTACCCATTATGCATCTCATCAAACCATACCACCTCTCTGTATGATTATACAAGGGACTGCAAGCACTGGCAAATCCTATTTGATACAATGCATTAGAAAAAAATTTAACCTTTCCACTAATCTAGAGCACAATCATTTGCTTGTGCTTTCCCCAACAGGCATTTCTGCATATAATATTCAAGCAACAACAATCCATGTTTTCCTGTGCATCCCTCTTAGATATATGCAAACAGGCCAATCTTTAATTTTCTTCCAAGAACAATATAAACAATTGCAATATATTataattgatgaaatgagctttttGGGTCCTAAATTGCTTTTGAAAATTAACAGCAGATTACGACAAGCATTTCCTCATAAAGAACATGAACCATTTAGAGGTATCTCAATAATCCTTGTAGGTGACCTTGGTCAACTGCCTCCTGTAATGGACAAGCCTTTGTATGCATCACATTCTACAACACTTTCATTATGGTGCTTTTTCCAAACTGTGGTTACCTTGGATACAAGTTTCCGACAGCAAGGTACATTGGATATCCAACAACAATTTCGTGCAATCTTGCAAAACATTAGAAATGCCAATGCACTCCAAACAGATTGGGAACCTCTTATGTCTCGATCATCCACTAAACTGGTTGTTAATGATAACAAAAACTTTGACAATTCAATtcatttatttgcaacaaatgcATCATCCAAACACCACAATACTAAAATGTTAAAACAATTGCACTTGCCTGTTGTGCGATGTGTTGCCCAAGTTCCAAGGCAAAGTAACATTGGATATGATAATGATGAACAACTCCCTTCTAAAATACTCCTCTCCCTCAATGAACAAGTAATGTTAATTGCTAATCTATGGATACAAGCTAGCTTGGTCAATGGCTCATTAGGACAAATCAAATCCATTGTCTATGATACAAATTTTAAACCTCTTGACTTGCCAAAGTACATCGTTGTTCAGTTAGAACATTATATTGGACCTCCTTGGGACAGTACAAATGCTAAATTTGTACCTATACCTCCTATTACTCGAGTTAGCCGCACTCAATTCCCCCTTGCAATGGCTTGGGCTATTACTATTCACTAA